A stretch of Pogoniulus pusillus isolate bPogPus1 chromosome 25, bPogPus1.pri, whole genome shotgun sequence DNA encodes these proteins:
- the NRXN1 gene encoding neurexin-1 isoform X47, giving the protein MRRQFIIQTTDDILVASAECPSDDEDIDPCEPSSGGLANPTRAGGGREYPGSSEVIRESSSTTGMVVGIVAAAALCILILLYAMYKYRNRDEGSYHVDESRNYISNSAQSNGAVIKEKQPNSAKSSNKNKKNKDKEYYV; this is encoded by the exons acCACAGATGACATCCTGGTGGCCTCGGCTGAATGTCCTAGCGATGATGAGGACATCGATCCCTGTGAGCCGAGCTCAGGTGGGTTAG CAAATCCtaccagggcaggaggaggaagggagtaCCCTGGCTCGTCCGAAGTGATCCGCGAATCCAGCAGCACAACGGGCATGGTGGTCGGGATCGTGGCAGCGGCGGCGCTGTGCATCCTCATCCTCCTGTATGCGATGTACAAGTACAGGAATCGAGACGAAGGCTCCTACCACGTCGATGAGAGTCGAAACTACATCAGTAACTCAGCACAATCCAACGGGGCTGTGATCAAGGAGAAACAGCCCAACAGCGCTAAAAGCTCCaacaaaaacaagaaaaataagGATAAGGAGTACTATGTCTGA
- the NRXN1 gene encoding neurexin-1 isoform X46: MDMRWHCENSQTTDDILVASAECPSDDEDIDPCEPSSGGLANPTRAGGGREYPGSSEVIRESSSTTGMVVGIVAAAALCILILLYAMYKYRNRDEGSYHVDESRNYISNSAQSNGAVIKEKQPNSAKSSNKNKKNKDKEYYV; encoded by the exons acCACAGATGACATCCTGGTGGCCTCGGCTGAATGTCCTAGCGATGATGAGGACATCGATCCCTGTGAGCCGAGCTCAGGTGGGTTAG CAAATCCtaccagggcaggaggaggaagggagtaCCCTGGCTCGTCCGAAGTGATCCGCGAATCCAGCAGCACAACGGGCATGGTGGTCGGGATCGTGGCAGCGGCGGCGCTGTGCATCCTCATCCTCCTGTATGCGATGTACAAGTACAGGAATCGAGACGAAGGCTCCTACCACGTCGATGAGAGTCGAAACTACATCAGTAACTCAGCACAATCCAACGGGGCTGTGATCAAGGAGAAACAGCCCAACAGCGCTAAAAGCTCCaacaaaaacaagaaaaataagGATAAGGAGTACTATGTCTGA